The following are encoded together in the Deltaproteobacteria bacterium RIFCSPHIGHO2_02_FULL_44_16 genome:
- a CDS encoding outer membrane protein assembly factor BamA encodes MKLRFFIFFFWLFLLLPSLSFAEFEVIKDISFDGNIRTPEETILNTIGTKEGYPFDSERLRKDIQELYKLGQFSDVQVERFIVPAGVRLVYHFVENPLITKVVFTGNRKINDKNLEEEMVVRTYRPLNEHDVAKTIEKIRQKYANKGYYLAHVDYRLEEIGVNETKLVFEIMENQGIAVRKVQFIGNKVFSDDQLRAVMRTKKKGVLSFLTKSGKYEEEQLRTDKLFLTYHYLNHGYLNVKVSPPKVTISKDKRYIFVSFQIQEGEQYHVGEVDIEGDILTTKQELLSILKTKPKNIYSQRKLEEDILTLTERYGDEGYAFANIVPRTLPHDETLTADIHFEIEKGNRITIEKIHIFGNTTTRDKVVRRELRVLENDRYSERNLRESRRRLMQLGLFEEVNFATPRGSRDDTVILNVTVKERKTGQFNIQAGFSSLESFIFGLTMRKENFFGYGMSGELGAEFSKRRQFFTLSFRDPYFLDTKWSAGFSAYRTAYLFNDFRRTSTGGTLSLGHPFFERWSFDTTYRLEDVGVSSFSIAVPQFFRQNAGGLTSAFAFAVDRDTRDNRLIPTKGTYNVASFEVSGAKLGGDNDYFRTNYRSLWYQPVWKGIVFKTFGRIGHIKSLNDSPVPLFERFFTGGPNSLRGFFPNSLGPKLRIPAGPSGDDIDFVFGGDKLLLFTAEIEVPLIKVAGISAVTFYDTGNAFAEEESYSLDSLRHNYGFGLRWNSPIGPLRFEWGIPINPKTGEDDLVFNFAIGHFF; translated from the coding sequence ATGAAGCTGCGCTTTTTCATATTCTTTTTTTGGCTCTTTCTTTTACTGCCGTCTCTCTCTTTTGCAGAATTTGAAGTGATTAAAGACATTTCATTTGACGGAAACATTCGAACTCCGGAAGAAACCATTCTCAATACGATTGGCACCAAAGAGGGATATCCATTCGATTCCGAACGACTTCGAAAAGATATTCAAGAGCTCTATAAACTCGGTCAGTTTAGCGATGTTCAAGTGGAACGTTTTATCGTTCCTGCTGGCGTTCGACTCGTTTATCATTTTGTCGAGAATCCACTGATTACCAAAGTTGTCTTTACGGGAAATCGTAAAATAAATGATAAAAATCTCGAAGAGGAAATGGTGGTGCGAACGTATCGCCCTCTCAATGAACACGATGTTGCTAAAACCATTGAGAAGATACGGCAGAAGTACGCGAATAAAGGATATTATCTTGCCCACGTCGATTATCGTTTAGAAGAAATTGGGGTGAATGAAACCAAACTTGTTTTTGAGATTATGGAGAATCAAGGCATTGCTGTTCGGAAAGTTCAATTTATCGGCAACAAAGTTTTTAGCGACGATCAGCTTCGTGCTGTGATGCGTACAAAAAAGAAGGGAGTTCTCTCTTTTTTAACAAAGTCGGGGAAATACGAAGAAGAACAGCTCCGAACGGACAAACTTTTTCTCACGTATCATTATTTGAATCATGGATATCTCAACGTAAAAGTTTCGCCTCCAAAAGTGACCATCTCAAAAGACAAGCGTTACATTTTTGTCTCTTTTCAAATCCAAGAAGGGGAGCAGTATCATGTTGGAGAAGTGGATATCGAAGGTGATATTTTGACGACAAAACAGGAACTCCTGAGTATTCTCAAAACGAAACCGAAAAATATTTATAGTCAACGCAAACTCGAAGAAGATATTCTGACCCTGACCGAACGTTATGGGGATGAGGGATATGCGTTTGCGAATATTGTTCCGAGAACTCTTCCCCATGATGAAACTTTGACGGCAGATATTCATTTTGAAATTGAAAAAGGAAATCGCATTACCATCGAAAAAATTCATATTTTTGGAAATACGACAACACGAGATAAAGTGGTTCGTCGTGAGCTAAGAGTTTTGGAGAATGATCGTTATAGTGAGCGCAATCTTCGGGAGAGCCGCCGTCGACTCATGCAGCTCGGACTTTTTGAAGAAGTGAACTTTGCAACTCCTCGAGGAAGCCGTGATGATACCGTCATTCTCAATGTTACGGTCAAAGAACGGAAGACCGGCCAGTTTAATATTCAAGCGGGTTTCTCTTCACTCGAAAGTTTTATTTTTGGTTTAACGATGAGAAAAGAAAATTTCTTTGGATATGGCATGAGTGGTGAGTTGGGAGCTGAGTTTTCAAAACGTCGTCAATTTTTTACGCTCTCTTTCCGCGATCCTTATTTTCTCGATACGAAATGGTCAGCGGGATTTTCCGCGTATCGCACTGCCTATCTCTTTAATGATTTTCGTCGAACCTCCACAGGTGGAACGCTTTCACTCGGACATCCATTTTTTGAACGCTGGTCATTTGATACCACCTATCGTCTTGAAGATGTCGGGGTCTCAAGTTTCAGTATCGCTGTGCCTCAGTTTTTTCGACAAAATGCAGGTGGACTCACCTCGGCTTTTGCTTTTGCGGTCGATCGCGATACGCGTGACAATCGTTTAATTCCCACGAAAGGGACCTATAATGTTGCCTCTTTTGAAGTTTCGGGGGCAAAGCTTGGTGGGGACAATGATTATTTCCGCACAAATTATCGTTCACTTTGGTATCAGCCTGTCTGGAAGGGAATTGTTTTTAAGACTTTTGGACGCATTGGCCATATTAAAAGTTTGAATGATTCTCCGGTTCCTTTGTTCGAGCGATTTTTCACGGGAGGGCCAAATTCTTTGAGAGGATTTTTCCCGAACTCGCTCGGTCCAAAACTTCGGATTCCTGCGGGACCTTCTGGAGATGATATCGATTTTGTTTTCGGCGGAGATAAACTTCTTCTCTTTACAGCAGAGATCGAAGTGCCGCTCATTAAAGTTGCCGGCATTTCTGCCGTCACTTTTTACGACACAGGAAATGCTTTTGCCGAAGAGGAAAGTTATTCTTTAGATTCTTTGCGCCATAACTATGGTTTTGGACTTCGTTGGAACTCTCCGATCGGCCCGCTGCGATTTGAGTGGGGTATCCCGATCAATCCCAAAACAGGCGAAGACGATCTTGTCTTCAACTTCGCCATCGGACACTTCTTTTAG